The Solanum stenotomum isolate F172 unplaced genomic scaffold, ASM1918654v1 scaffold11373, whole genome shotgun sequence DNA segment tcaaaaccggattttagaggggcattttggtcttttccttacccaatcagatttaattcgtttttagtaatattttaggagtctaatctgattaggttcagttttataatcctagtttacgcctagggttttagttgagagaaaagaagagaaaagaggagaaaagaggagaggatcaagcgttcgtcgagattcttgcgtcTTGTTGTGGATTTTCGCCAGGGGTtcaatccctaagaggtatgtaagcttccatagtgttgggttctttcacccacacaccaatcatgatttatttagcgtaatttcgttcttgaaatttaaagattagagttcttgaagtttcattaagttttgatgtaagattccgCTTGgatcaactttaaacgaccatatctcttagaatattaagagttatgtgagccataacctatccaattaaaggtaattgaatctactttccaaccccaccaatttcacgtcaatccaatatctgagtaaaaagttatgactattttagtaacctatacagtgctgttacgaattagccgacggaaaaatattgaaaataatcgtttttgtctttttacctccaagaaaaccatcaacgaatttcttgacaaacaaaaagctcaaaacaatcagattttcatcttcactcatgaaaatcaaaaattttggccatagagatttcaagaaactaactcgagaatctcaagaaaggttttcttgattgtttaccttcaagctagggtttcaagacttctaatcaagttcttcttcaagattcttaaagattcttcaagaatctttttcttctagatatgtaaggctatcatagtgttggactagttcatccttacgccctacatctactttcagatcagtaaaagagtaatctaggatactttccctagatttgagtattcttgagataagttgattttgagttcttgaattcatgtttcttttaaaagttctattcctaattatcgaatagctatattgttattgagatccttcatatcatgaatcataactcttgaattcataattcaaattcaaattcaaattcaagagagagttaaaagtagagttcaaggaagcctttgagttcaattctgaatcctttgagatccatcatcgatttgagttaaattttgagaaagtaagtatgagaatgaaaaGAGTTGTAcatgagttccttattgatattttgacccttgagtcgagtcgttcatgcccataaactCCGCATGCACGTCGTAAGTTGAGcagtcattgagttgagtagttcatgctcataatttcgTATgaactctgagttgagcattcttcaaatgagtagtattattgaagttcttgagttccaagtatttgagttctatctatggttattgaaaaccttgcattgagtagttcatgtccataattcggtatgaaccatattttaagaagtcttttacaaacgttttaactttgttttaagacttaagttttgagttcagtaaagagtaaagagtaaagagtaaagagtaaagagtaaaatttgaagtctttttcttcaaaagtatatggggactaagtattcccaaagagtttataaatgttttcacatttaaataagaacggaaactgagttttccaaagagctttcgggctagttttcagaaaagagtaatcgctttctaaatgaagcaagagaggaaactgggATTTCCAAAATGGCCTTTGagtaagtttttgagcaattatctcaaatcaacagaaagaagtatgtttttaaaacataagagctagtatatttttgggagtagtattgagcaccgatatgggagagagttcaaacaactcacagcctctataaaccatgtagctaccatgggtagaaaatggtcatactttttagatgaaccttttttGAAGTAGACTAGTTGATCCGTTAgacagttcaggtcctatacctttggctgggtataggatgcgctggcagcgtgaggaagatcgttgtatcatcataataactcttatgtgatggttgtcgattagagaaactctcacaacaatattttgcattttatatacatcaggttatttgtatttttacatacatttcagaattatgttgtatccttgcatacacacagagttgacatcatgtttttaaacagtttgtttctttatattgcacttgttttaaattgctttatattgaaatgagttcagtcatattgagttgagtatccagagtcgaatatcatatctctgagttgagtatcttatctttgaatacttctgagttgagtagttttgagtatgcttgagtatccttgagtattccttgagctgagaaaaattgagaagaggtaagtgtgtttcatttttatcaagtttcaagcttatgtttatgttttagaattccccttacatgctcgtacattccacgtactgagccattcggcctgcatcttctcatgatgcatatacatgtattcaggatcatcaacaggagcttcattGATAcattcgagttagctatggtgagcctccttgtttccggaggatttcatttacctttcagttatatcaattgttaggatgtcgtgggtcttgtcccaacttccatctctaacagttagaggctttatagatagtcagtatagttgaaaagtctgtatcatttattttattaaatgttttaaagactaaagttgcctttttattaTACAAAGTTTTCTTTGgatttaaagtttgtatttaagttttatgaacttttatttcagttttaagcttttgcatgcttaagttagtcttccgcttgtagtcagccaggatgagggttcgcttggggaccaacaatggtcttcgagtgccagccacgtccagggtgtagatgACAGTGCAATCTAAGATGTTCAAATCCACAGAGACATGTTATCAAATCTACTAATGAATAAAAGAGAGAATTCTATGATCTACTGTAAAAGCCACATCGTGTAGTGCACTAATTTTGGCTGTACATGAATACCATGATCCGTCACCAACTCTGATGATTAGACTCCAGAAAAAACTTGTAAACATTTGATGTAAATACTATCCACAGAAAGAGAAGTGTATTTTACCAGTCATGCATGACTCCAATGAAACCCCGGTCATATAGAACAGGCAGTGTATTAGGACCACTAACGGGAACAACATTCATAACCCAGCAATCGAAGTTGAAATCATGCAACGCAGCTGCAAACCTACCAAAACATCTCAACAATTAGGAGCACTGCAccttaaaatgtttttcaaatagcAAAAGCTTTAGATGTCAGCAGAGCATATGTAAAATGGAATGAATAGATCCAATTCTTTAAATGAAGCATACCCCCCATATACAGCTCTCATGTCCAGCACGTTTCGTAGGTTTAACGTTTCCCAATGGAAAGCACCAATATATCCTTTTATTACGGCATACCAAAAATTTGACTCTGCTTTATAAATCTCCCTCCTAGATAATTCAGCATCCATTTTTATACTAAACAGCCTGTCCGGTGGAGAGTGAAGGCGTGCAGGCCAAGCAGTTACGTTAGCTCCATAGCCATTCTCAGGTAATTGTGTAATACATTTCGTTAGGTTTACGTTCCTGCCACAAAGAATCAATAAAACAAGCATCAACCACACATAATTACAAATTCAATTACAACCTTGTCACAATATATTCAGTTTTCTTAAGACCCCTATCGTCAGTCATCCCTTGGACCACTAAAACTTTTGTAAGGAAACAATATGTATACACACACGGACATACTCTATTAAGATAAATTCATGCAGATAACAAATAGGACTAGTTGATATGAGTAAATGACTAAACAGGAGCCAAGGAAAATGTTAGGCAAGCATTGATATTGATGAAATTAGGGCATGCTACATTATGAAATTGGCAAAAGAGAGTAGAAAATACCAGACATTATCTGGATCATCACCAGCTGAACATAGAGAAGGTTGAACTGCTGGAGCGTGACTGAGATAGCAACTATTATTCAATGGCTTCCTCCAAATATAAATGTCACCCTCCTTCTTTAATAACTCCCAGCATAGGCGTCGAGTAAGATCCTCCATTTCTGCATAACAGTGAGGAACATAAAGCATAAGCAACATTTCGCCTTAACGCAGTTTATAGAACTCACAGTAATGATAAAACTGtgaagaaaataaccaaaatgGACATAGCATTTAATTTACAAGAAGATTTCTAACTCATTAAAATATCTGACTCTCCTTGGGCTACATAAAGAGAAATCTAAATATAGACTCTTTGCATAATTCGCAAACAGAAACAAGTCCAGATGATTCGTGTCTACATTTTTTACTCACATCAGCCTCTATTTGATGGTGCCCTATTGCTAGATAATGATAAAGCAGTTACCTTTAAGTGGTGCAAACAAATTCTCTTCATGTTTGTGAACAGGTTCTGCTGCCCAGATAAAATATCCTCCTGCCCTAAGCATTCTGTTTACCTCTAGAAGCAGAATGCCATCTTCACCGGAAAATCAAAGAGCAATAGATGAGAAGCGAAAGATTACGTTGGCAATATCCACCCCTTAAACAATCTAGATAATGTAGCAAAGGAAGAGAAGAAGCCCCAAAAGATACTTGCATAGAGATGCAAATACAATTTACTTATTAAAGAAGAATGCCTGTAAAACTCACAAGATGTTTTTTTCTATTGTTGATATGTTCCTTTCTATTTCCCATATAATGTTGTTGGCCACATGTctaccatttttttcttttttacatttttctttttacaggGGAGATGACATTGATTTTAGTTAAAAAGAACAGTTTAAGACATGTCACAATATCAAAACCTAGCTTTGCATCAGATATTTGTACCATAACAAAACATTTCAACTTTGTCTTGGAAGTAACAGAATTCTGAACGATTTCTTGGTCAAAAACTTGATGATGAATAGCAATCTATAGTGAAACAAACGAGATATATACCATCACGGGTCCAATTTATGCTACATCTGGAACAATGTATCATGTCAAATGCCTGGCTAGGGTACAAAAGACGGTGTGTAGTAAATGCTGCGAACATAGCAGGCACTCCACGTTCCAATGCAAATTGAATCTGATTGTTATACACATCTTTTGTTGCAATGGACAATGTGCTGACATTACGGTCCATCAGATATGCCCCAAAACTCGCTATTCCACAACTAATATCCATGACAACTCTTGTTCGTTGGCCAAAAGCAATTTCTGGAACCATCTATGGTTGCATGAAAATAGTAGCATAGTCAAGTAATATTGATGAAACATAAACCAAGTAAGAAGTGGAGATGCAGAGTACCTTAGAAATCTGATCCAAGTATTGATTTACACCCTGGGCAAATTGTGTCCTGTCTCCTGGAAATATGTACTTGTCACCCTTCCTTACTACCCACTTATTGCCTGCTTTTCCTTTGGCAAAGGGTGTACGGGCCACATTGGATAACCATATCTGTTTAAAGCTACAGCTTTAGAAGTAATGCCTTGAATcttcaaataaagaaaacagCACCACACTCGTTTTTGTTTTCTAATATCAATAATAATGGTTTACTTGTGCCGAGGGTCTATCGGGAACAACCTCTCACCTCCACAAGGTAGGGCAAGTTCTGTGTACACTCTAACCTCACCCGACCCCACATTATGGTattcattgggtatgttgttataatataataagaatGGTGGATAAGactaaattttaatattgttcTCTCAGTCACTTCTGAAACATAGAAATGCTGTACTTCTAGACAGACTGTGTTCCGAAATGTGAAGAAAAAGATTGCGCATTAATGAGTGTCATCACAGCTCACACCAGAGAATAAATGATCACATATTGAACAAAAGAGGAACAGTTGTGGCATTTTCCCTCTAAcaggaaatgaaagaaaagaaaacagaaGATAGTGACTGACAATGGCTAGAGAAATACCACAATCTTTGGAAATAACTACGCCAGTTTCTAATTAATTGGATGACTAACATATGTGGTGAGTTATATTATTGATCAGAGAATCCATGATGATAATTATCTAAGACTAGCAAGATAATTACATAGCACATGGTTAGAGGACAGGGGAAAATTAGGTGATGAAAACATGGGGTGTGTGCCTATCAACTAGCAGCTGGCCCATTCTTAATATTAAGTAGTTATTGAGGGCATTCAATCACCATGATAACACAGTAAAGAAAAGTCTAATACCTAACCTACACCACCTCAGAGAGTTTGGTAGGACTTGGAGCAACTTTACCCATAAATTACAACTCCCCCAGACCTGTCTCGTGCAAGTATGTAGCGTGGAAGAAACCATAACCTAGCTAGTCAAGAACCAAAATTCCTAGACAAGTCATTTGCAACTATTCCCCTAATTCTAAACTATAAGATCAACCATATTCCATTCCTGTAAATGAGAATCGACGAAAATAATACTTGTAATTTAGTTGGCCAAATTCACCTTCACAATTAATTAAAGTggagaaaaaacaaataagaaacCTAAATAACTAAAAGTATGTTAGTAATTCAATTCACCTTCACCGTTAATTAAAGATGGAGCAAAAACCAAACAGGAAACTTAATTCAATTTGCAAAATTCACCATCACCATTAATTAAAGATGGAGACAAACCAAATAATAAGAAACGGGCCTGACTAAACAAAAGTTTCTTCAATTTGGTCGAAAGTCGTAAAGAAGGCACCGGATAAGCAGCTAACATAAACTACTACCGTACAACGCATCTCGCGGGCAGCCTTCAAAGGCTGTCATTCTCTAGACTTAGTAGAGGTTCGAATAGACAAGATTATAAGGACCAGCCTCCAGGGACCTGCCAGACCGCTGATCTCACTTAACCTCTCGATGTCACAAATAACAATAAGAAAGTAGGGTTAAGGATCATTCACGTAACGGGCAGCAGATCCGACAAGCTCAACATTAACTAAAAGTATGTCAGTAATTCAGTTAAGTCAAATTTACCTTCACCATTAATTAAAGATTGAGCAAAATCCAAACAGGAAAATAATTAACTAGAAGTATACTAACAATAATAATGAATAAAACATAAATCCAATACCTCATCCCTGCTCTTTGGCCATGTTATCCTTAGTTTGTAACCTTTAGGCCATGGCACCATACAATCCAATCCTTTCCCTTTTGGAGGGCAATGCCTTTCCAAACTTCCCTCCATATTATCCAAACAAGGAATATAATCCCTCATACTCTCATCACAAACTTTAAATTTCCCAATTTTACCCCTCAAAACTCCTCCTCCATTCTCATCATTCCCATTCTTCTCATCCACCACACTGTCTATCACCTCCTCATCAAACTCCCCCACCACAAACTCATTCGTCATTGCCCCATTCTCATCAACAATACCCGTCCTCTCCATCCCCGGCTGTCGGAGCTCTGGAACAGCTGCCGCCGCCGACGGCGGCGGAGATGGATTGTCACCGGCAGTGGGTGCGGAAGTGAAAGACATAGGAAATTTTAGAGAAGGGGTTGTGGGGTTAGAGACAGTAGTGATATCTGATGAAAAACTTCTGAGAATGATGAGAAGGGAAAGACATAGAAAAGAAAAACCGATGATTTTGACGAAAGCTGGAGTCTTTGTAAGTGaaacaatattattttctgaACCTGAGAAACTAGTACTCATCCCTTTCATTGTTCCTCCCTCCACCACCAAAATAAACGAAAATTCAAGAACTGAAGTTGGAATTCACAAAAGGGTTTGTGGGGTTGAGTTATTTCTGAAGAAATTCTTTGCTGGTTTTACATGGCATTGAAACAATGGACTTTTGGGGGAGGCGTAAACGTGACGGTAGAAAAATGGCAACATATaaagtatatattatttcaCTTATTTCAAGGAATTGTGAAGTTTCGATAATGCCAGAAAATCAAGAGATCATCTGAACTGAACTAggagtgtgtatatatatttgtggGTCCCATCTTTTTCCTATTTTGGCAAGTGGGTCAGGTTTGGTCCACAAACCACTTGTCCGACCCGTACGCTTCGGGGAAAAAGGGAAATTGGTATTACTATGGGTGTGTTTAGTACGAAGGAAAATGCTTTCCTAGAAAATAAGTAGACTTTGGACTTcttttctcatatttggttgatgagtagaaaatatttttcgtacAAGGATTTtgtgtgtttgatttatgaatgaaaaatatttttgagaaaatatattttgtttatactagagaataaaaaataattattaacaagaataagaattcaaaattatgaaataaaaacTTTAGCTCTAGTAGACTCGGGATGtacaaaaagtataataaatagaaatatcctgccttcaaaaataataaaggaaTTTTCCGAACCACAAAGCGCCATGCAAATGGACGgatcttcaaatatatataaacattatgttagtaatgctcaaataagttttttaaacaCATGTGCAGACTTCTATAAACCCActtataaattagaaaaaatatgggttagagaTTTAAATATTAGGATAGACTTTGTTTTAGGCTTAGATTTCTTATTACATAATAACAGAAGTTGTCTCCTTACTAGAGACGgagtaatattttctaaaaatatgactCAAACCTCCATAACAACAGAACCTGTTCCTACAAAATTGAGGTATGTTAAAAATACTGATAATACAAATACACTAAAATGCAATAAAGGGAAAGAATGCAACTGTACTAAAATACATGTCATCAAAGAAGAGGAAGAcattaaagaaattgaattattagAATTAAGTTTATCTGATATACAAATAGAGAAAAGTTATGACTTAATAGAGATAAATACTGaactttataattttaagaaagGATTACAACATATAGGAGTCATAAAAAACCAGAAAGACCTAGATGAAGTAATTTCCATCTTAGATAAActagaaataattggagaaagacCNttttaaaaacaaacttaaatttggaGGGGGGGTAGGGGATGGCGGGGGCAAGGGGGTAGGGGTTAGGGgatgagggtggggtaaaaaaattaaaaattgaaggaatttttttttttgtaaaaaaagctttaaatttatatatttttttttaaaaaaattgtaatttgaagttggaggagagttttggaaaatgttttcctttatttttgaagggaaatcattttccttaaatttgaggaaaataagttgatttggaaaatattttccaaaacatttaactcaactaaacatgagaaaattggaaaatattttctttcataccaaacacatcctATAACTATACAAAGCCGGATATTAGCAAAAAATAAACGTAACAAATGTAATTAAGACATTAAATtacaatgtatatatataaaatgtagtcGACATATAGTTGTGTAATGTATATCTATGAAAATAGGTATGTGGTATATATGCATATTTGATGTATAGTAAAGAACTCATAGACAAATACTTATAGTTGATAcgtttttttatttaaacattttaattaagatttatattatttaaacaCCTAAAATGAGGCTGAATTATATCATTTTGACATGTTTTGCTGATTTGGTAATTTGTGTAATTTTCGCCTCAAATAAGCACATGAAAAAATTAAGTGAAAAGTCGAATCATCTTTAAGTAGTTGTTGATGAATTCTGCCTATACAATGTAATATACATGTGGGCAGGACCTTTTTCAAATCTAAATGTTGATTCCAAATCAATCCAAATTaccttattttttcttaatttttctacaTAACTTTGTGCAAGAGTTTCTAACCAATCTAAATTACTCTATCATTCATTTTTGGACTTCTTGGCACTTTTTGAATACATTTTCAATATTGTAGTTTATGAGAACTTCTTCTTTGACTAAAGAACTACTACTACACATACATTTTTTATTGCGGGAGATAATGGTTCGTATAATTCGACATACTCATTATTCTATAATTAGATGAAATCTCCTTAAATCGTGGATTAATTTGACATAAGGTAGTTTACTAATGGACAAAATATGTTATGGGTATATGAAGTTACCTTAGCCAAATATGCTAAAATAGGATTTTGATATTGCTCTTTAAAGAGCCTCgtaaatattttaacattttgcatgttttgattgtttaccttcttCATGACTTCATACGTAATTTATGATCTACGGAGGTGAGTGACACACTTTTTTTAGTGGTTAAATtggattttgatgaattttcaatttgaagttggaatGGTTGACACCAAAGCTACATCTGAGGAAGATGAGTTTGGGATgcaattttgatagttttattAGCTCCACAAGATGATTTTTGCAAAGTAAATTATCTATATCCGGAATTTAATCCATGATATTAGAATCTCCAATCCAATTGAAAGGATCGATTCTCATATACTTATGCAAAAAGAAAGTTAACTTCACctgtaaaaaaaatacatcataaattTGTATCCTATGACAAaataatatgaagaaattaaacaaTATTATGCACAAATAACCTCGTGTttgactttatttttttaaaacaaagtaTTTTTAGAAGCTAACGAATTTGAATCTTATCAAtaagtgaaaattatttttcttttttgcta contains these protein-coding regions:
- the LOC125849908 gene encoding probable methyltransferase PMT10, whose amino-acid sequence is MKGMSTSFSGSENNIVSLTKTPAFVKIIGFSFLCLSLLIILRSFSSDITTVSNPTTPSLKFPMSFTSAPTAGDNPSPPPSAAAAVPELRQPGMERTGIVDENGAMTNEFVVGEFDEEVIDSVVDEKNGNDENGGGVLRGKIGKFKVCDESMRDYIPCLDNMEGSLERHCPPKGKGLDCMVPWPKGYKLRITWPKSRDEIWLSNVARTPFAKGKAGNKWVVRKGDKYIFPGDRTQFAQGVNQYLDQISKMVPEIAFGQRTRVVMDISCGIASFGAYLMDRNVSTLSIATKDVYNNQIQFALERGVPAMFAAFTTHRLLYPSQAFDMIHCSRCSINWTRDDGILLLEVNRMLRAGGYFIWAAEPVHKHEENLFAPLKEMEDLTRRLCWELLKKEGDIYIWRKPLNNSCYLSHAPAVQPSLCSAGDDPDNVWNVNLTKCITQLPENGYGANVTAWPARLHSPPDRLFSIKMDAELSRREIYKAESNFWYAVIKGYIGAFHWETLNLRNVLDMRAVYGGFAAALHDFNFDCWVMNVVPVSGPNTLPVLYDRGFIGVMHDWCEPFDTYPRTYDLVHAAALFSVEKNRCNVTTIMLEIDRILRPGGRVYIRDTTPVIEELVEIAQALGWVSFKYDSSEGPHSNWKLLIGEKRL